From a region of the Thermoanaerobaculia bacterium genome:
- a CDS encoding thiol-disulfide oxidoreductase DCC family protein — protein sequence MGSAVETIVLFDGVCNLCNGSVQFLLRRDRQRRFRFAALQSAAGRALLEQYGLSTQTLETIVVLEGGQARVRSDAALHLARRLPWPWPALAVFRILPRPLRDALYTFVARHRYRWFGRTESCMLPTPDVADRFLV from the coding sequence ATGGGGAGCGCGGTGGAGACGATCGTCCTGTTCGACGGCGTCTGCAACCTCTGCAACGGCTCGGTGCAGTTCCTCCTGCGGCGCGACCGGCAGCGGCGCTTTCGTTTCGCGGCGCTGCAGTCGGCTGCCGGGCGAGCGTTGCTCGAGCAGTACGGGCTGTCGACGCAAACCCTGGAAACGATCGTGGTTCTCGAGGGCGGTCAGGCGCGGGTGAGGAGCGACGCCGCCCTGCACCTCGCGCGCCGGCTCCCCTGGCCATGGCCGGCGCTCGCCGTCTTCCGGATCCTGCCGCGACCCTTGCGCGATGCGCTCTACACTTTCGTCGCCCGACATCGCTACCGCTGGTTCGGCCGCACCGAGAGCTGCATGCTGCCGACCCCGGACGTCGCCGACCGTTTCCTCGTCTGA